From one Triticum urartu cultivar G1812 chromosome 3, Tu2.1, whole genome shotgun sequence genomic stretch:
- the LOC125542764 gene encoding galactinol--sucrose galactosyltransferase, with the protein MAPNLSKATDDLLGDVAVDGLKQSPRFTLKGKDLAVDGHPALLDVPANIRLTPASVLVSAAEVAGATHGSFLGFDAPAPDSRHVVPIGKLLDTRFMSIFRFKVWWTTHWVGTAGRDVENETQMMVLDRAADRPYVLLLPIVDGAFRASLQSGEDDHVALCLESGSSVVKGSVFRSAVYLHAGDDPFELVREAARVVRAHLGTFLLLEEKTPPPIVDKFGWCTWDAFYLKVHPEGVWEGVRGLAEGGCPPGLVLIDDGWQSICHDDDDPADGAEGMNRTAAGEQMPCRLIKFQENHKFRDYKGGLGLGGFVREMKAAFPTVEQVYVWHALCGYWGGLRPGTPGLPPNKVVAPKLSPGLKRTMEDLAVDKIVNNGVGLVDPEHARELYEGLHSHLQASGIDGVKVDVIHLLEMVCEEYGGRVELAKAYFRGLTDSVRRHFGGNGVIASMEHCNDFMLLGTEAVALGRVGDDFWCTDPSGDPNGTFWLQGCHMVHCAYNSLWMASFIHPDWDMFQSTHPCAAFHAASRAVSGGPIYVSDSVGSHDFALLRRLALPDGTILRCDHHALPTRDLLFLDPLHDGKTMLKIWNLNRFSGVLGAFNCQGGGWSPEARRNKCWSQCSVPVTARAGPADVEWKQGTAHPVAVDGAAHFAVYFVEARKLELLLPEETVEITLEPFNYELLVVAPVRVVSPEKDIRFAPIGLANMLNTGGAVQAFEYSEVDNGEVTVEVAVKGAGEMAAYSSAKPRLCKVEGEDAEFAYKDGVVTVAVPWSGSSSKPSRVHYVY; encoded by the exons ATGGCCCCCAACCTCAGCAAGGCGACGGACGACCTGCTCGGCGACGTGGCCGTCGACGGCCTCAAGCAGTCGCCGCGCTTCACGCTCAAGGGCAAGGACCTCGCCGTCGACGGCCACCCGGCCCTCCTCGACGTCCCCGCCAACATCCGCCTCACCCCGGCCTCCGTCCTCGTGTCCGCTGCCGAGGTTGCTGGCGCCACCCACGGCAGCTTCCTCGGCTTCGACGCGCCGGCGCCGGACAGCCGCCACGTGGTGCCCATCGGCAAGCTGCTCGACACGCGGTTCATGAGCATCTTCCGCTTCAAGGTGTGGTGGACGACCCACTGGGTGGGCACCGCCGGCCGGGACGTGGAGAACGAGACCCAGATGATGGTGCTCGACCGCGCCGCCGACCGTCCCTACGTGCTCCTCCTCCCCATCGTCGACGGCGCCTTCCGCGCCAGCCTCCAGTCCGGCGAGGACGACCACGTGGCGCTCTGCCTCGAGAGCGGCTCCTCTGTCGTGAAGGGCTCCGTGTTCCGGAGCGCCGTGTACCTGCACGCCGGCGACGACCCGTTCGAGCTGGTGAGGGAGGCGGCCAGGGTGGTGCGCGCCCACCTCGGCACCTTCCTGCTGCTGGAGGAGAAGACGCCGCCGCCGATCGTGGACAAGTTCGGGTGGTGCACCTGGGACGCCTTCTACCTCAAGGTGCACCCGGAGGGGGTGTGGGAGGGCGTGCGCGGGCTGGCGGAGGGCGGGTGCCCGCCGGGGCTCGTGCTCATCGACGACGGCTGGCAGTCCATCTGCCACGACGACGACGACCCCGCCGACGGCGCCGAGGGCATGAACCGCACGGCCGCCGGCGAGCAGATGCCGTGCCGGCTCATCAAGTTCCAGGAGAACCACAAGTTCAGGGACTACAAGGGCGGCCTGGGCCTCGGCGGGTTCGTGCGCGAGATGAAGGCCGCGTTCCCGACGGTGGAGCAGGTGTACGTGTGGCACGCGCTCTGCGGGTACTGGGGCGGGCTCCGGCCCGGCACGCCGGGGCTGCCGCCGAACAAGGTCGTCGCACCCAAGCTCTCGCCGGGGCTCAAGCGCACCATGGAGGACCTCGCCGTCGACAAGATCGTCAACAACGGCGTCGGGCTCGTCGACCCGGAGCACGCGCGCGAGCTCTACGAGGGCCTCCACTCCCACCTCCAGGCCTCCGGCATCGACGGCGTCAAGGTCGACGTCATACAT CTGCTGGAGATGGTGTGCGAGGAGTACGGCGGGCGGGTGGAGCTGGCCAAGGCCTACTTCCGCGGGCTCACCGACTCCGTGCGCCGGCACTTCGGCGGCAACGGCGTGATCGCCAGCATGGAGCACTGCAACGACTTCATGCTGCTCGGCACGGAGGCCGTGGCGCTGGGCCGCGTCGGCGACGACTTCTGGTGCACCGACCCCTCCGGCGACCCCAACGGCACATTCTGGCTGCAGGGCTGCCACATGGTGCACTGCGCCTACAACTCCCTCTGGATGGCCAGCTTCATCCACCCGGACTGGGACATGTTCCAGTCCACGCACCCCTGCGCCGCCTTCCACGCCGCCTCCCGCGCCGTCTCCGGCGGGCCAATCTACGTCAGCGACTCCGTCGGCAGCCACGACTTCGCGCTGCTCCGTCGCCTCGCGCTGCCTGACGGCACCATACTACGCTGCGACCACCACGCGCTCCCCACCCGCGACCTCCTCTTCCTCGACCCGCTCCACGACGGCAAGACCATGCTCAAGATCTGGAACCTCAACCGGTTCTCCGGCGTGCTCGGCGCCTTCAACTGCCAGGGCGGAGGGTGGAGCCCCGAGGCGCGCCGGAACAAGTGCTGGTCCCAGTGCTCCGTCCCCGTCACCGCGCGCGCCGGCCCGGCCGACGTCGAGTGGAAGCAGGGCACCGCCCACCCCGTCGCCGTCGACGGCGCCGCGCACTTCGCCGTCTACTTCGTCGAGGCCAGGAAGCTGGAGCTGCTGCTCCCGGAGGAGACCGTGGAGATCACGCTCGAGCCGTTCAACTACGAGCTCCTCGTGGTGGCGCCCGTGCGCGTCGTCTCGCCGGAGAAGGACATCCGGTTCGCGCCCATCGGGCTCGCCAACATGCTCAACACCGGCGGCGCGGTGCAGGCCTTCGAGTACAGCGAGGTCGACAACGGCGAGGTGACCGTGGAGGTGGCTGTCAAGGGCGCGGGGGAGATGGCGGCCTACTCGTCGGCGAAGCCCAGGCTGTGCAAGGTTGAGGGCGAGGACGCCGAGTTCGCGTACAAGGACGGCGTGGTCACCGTGGCCGTGCCGTGGTCCGGCTCGTCGTCCAAGCCGTCTCGTGTCCACTATGTCTATTGA